The proteins below come from a single Streptomyces sp. B3I8 genomic window:
- a CDS encoding succinate dehydrogenase/fumarate reductase iron-sulfur subunit, giving the protein MSGYEARFRVWRGDVRGGGLADFTVEVNDGEVVLDIIHRIQATQAPDLAVRWNCKAGKCGSCSAEINGRPRLMCMTRMSVFDRAETITVTPLRAFPVVRDLVTDVGFNYAKAREVPAFVPPAGPAPGEYRMMQEDVDRPQEFRKCIECFLCQDTCHVVRDHEENKPAFAGPRFLMRVAELDMHPLDAAEETGLDRKRTAQDEHGLGYCNITKCCTEVCPEGIHITDNALIPLKERAADRKYDPLVWLGSKIRRRTSGT; this is encoded by the coding sequence ATGAGCGGCTACGAGGCCCGGTTCCGGGTGTGGCGGGGCGACGTGCGCGGAGGCGGTCTCGCCGACTTCACGGTGGAGGTGAACGACGGCGAGGTGGTCCTCGACATCATCCACCGCATCCAGGCCACCCAGGCGCCCGACCTGGCGGTGCGGTGGAACTGCAAGGCGGGCAAGTGCGGTTCGTGCTCGGCGGAGATCAACGGGCGGCCCCGGCTGATGTGCATGACCCGCATGTCGGTCTTCGACCGCGCCGAGACGATCACCGTGACGCCGCTGCGCGCCTTCCCCGTGGTACGGGACCTGGTGACGGACGTCGGCTTCAACTACGCCAAGGCGCGGGAGGTCCCGGCGTTCGTGCCGCCTGCGGGGCCGGCTCCGGGCGAGTACCGGATGATGCAGGAGGACGTGGACCGCCCGCAGGAGTTCCGCAAGTGCATCGAGTGCTTCCTGTGCCAGGACACGTGCCACGTCGTCCGCGACCACGAGGAGAACAAGCCCGCGTTCGCCGGCCCGCGTTTCCTGATGCGGGTCGCGGAGCTGGACATGCACCCGCTGGACGCCGCCGAGGAGACCGGCCTGGACCGCAAGCGCACCGCGCAGGACGAGCACGGCCTGGGCTACTGCAACATCACCAAGTGCTGCACGGAGGTGTGCCCGGAGGGCATCCACATCACGGACAACGCGCTCATCCCGCTGAAGGAGCGGGCGGCGGACCGCAAGTACGACCCACTGGTGTGGCTGGGGTCGAAGATCCGCCGCCGGACGTCAGGAACCTGA
- a CDS encoding fumarate reductase/succinate dehydrogenase flavoprotein subunit, which translates to MTVVERQQWDVVVVGAGGAGLRAAIEARERGARTAVICKSLFGKAHTVMAEGGIAAAMGNVNSGDNWQVHFRDTMRGGKFLNQWRMAELHAREAPDRVWELETWGALFDRTRDGRISQRNFGGHEYPRLAHVGDRTGLELIRTLQQKVVSLQQEDKKETGGYETRLKVFQECTVTRVLKDEQGRVAGVFAYERESGRFFVLEAPAVVLATGGIGKSFKVTSNSWEYTGDGHALALLAGAPLVNMEFVQFHPTGMVWPPSVKGILVTESVRGDGGVLRNSEGKRFMFDYVPDVFKEKYAESEAEGDRWYDDPDHNRRPPELLPRDEVARAINAEVKAGRGSPHGGVFLDVSTRMPAEVIRRRLPSMYHQFKELADVDITAEPMEVGPTCHYVMGGVAVDSDTAAARGVPGLFAAGEVAGGMHGSNRLGGNSLSDLLVFGRRAGWHAAEHAAALAGARPVADDAQLDAAAAEALRPFSAEGPAPGSGEGPIPGSGEGPIPGSGEGPIPGSGEATGQAAAGRPPENPYGVHQELQQTMNDLVGIIRREPEMERALEKLAELRVRARRAGVEGHRQFNPGWHLALDLRNMLLVSECVARAALERTESRGGHTREDHPSMDNAWRPVNLLCRPADPTDGLAATDPVRGQIELVRETTPPIRPDLLALFEKEELVKYLAEEELYE; encoded by the coding sequence ATGACGGTGGTGGAGCGGCAGCAGTGGGACGTCGTGGTCGTCGGTGCCGGGGGCGCCGGGCTGCGCGCCGCGATCGAGGCGCGCGAGCGGGGCGCGCGGACGGCGGTGATCTGCAAGTCCCTGTTCGGCAAGGCGCACACGGTGATGGCCGAGGGCGGCATCGCCGCCGCGATGGGCAACGTCAACTCCGGCGACAACTGGCAGGTGCACTTCCGCGACACCATGCGCGGCGGCAAGTTCCTCAACCAGTGGCGGATGGCCGAGCTGCACGCCCGCGAGGCCCCGGACCGGGTGTGGGAACTGGAGACCTGGGGCGCGCTGTTCGACCGCACGCGGGACGGCCGGATCTCGCAGCGCAACTTCGGCGGGCACGAGTACCCACGCCTGGCGCACGTCGGCGACCGCACGGGCCTGGAACTGATCCGCACGCTCCAGCAGAAGGTGGTCTCGCTCCAGCAGGAGGACAAGAAGGAGACCGGCGGCTACGAGACCCGGCTGAAGGTCTTCCAGGAGTGCACGGTCACCCGCGTCCTCAAGGACGAGCAGGGCAGGGTGGCCGGCGTCTTCGCCTACGAACGCGAGTCGGGCCGCTTCTTCGTGCTCGAGGCCCCGGCCGTCGTCCTCGCCACGGGCGGCATCGGCAAATCCTTCAAGGTGACGTCCAACTCGTGGGAGTACACGGGCGACGGGCACGCGCTGGCGCTGCTGGCCGGGGCGCCGCTGGTCAACATGGAGTTCGTGCAGTTCCACCCGACGGGCATGGTCTGGCCGCCGTCGGTCAAGGGCATCCTCGTCACCGAGTCGGTGCGCGGTGACGGCGGGGTGCTGCGCAACTCCGAGGGCAAGCGGTTCATGTTCGACTACGTGCCCGACGTCTTCAAGGAGAAGTACGCCGAGTCGGAGGCGGAGGGCGACCGCTGGTACGACGACCCGGACCACAACCGGCGGCCCCCCGAACTCCTCCCGCGCGACGAGGTGGCGCGGGCCATCAACGCCGAGGTGAAGGCGGGGCGCGGCTCCCCGCACGGCGGGGTCTTCCTCGACGTGTCGACGCGGATGCCGGCCGAGGTGATCCGGCGGCGGCTGCCGTCGATGTACCACCAGTTCAAGGAGCTGGCGGACGTGGACATCACGGCCGAGCCGATGGAGGTCGGGCCCACCTGCCACTACGTGATGGGCGGCGTCGCGGTCGACTCCGACACGGCGGCGGCGCGCGGGGTGCCGGGGCTGTTCGCGGCCGGTGAGGTGGCCGGCGGCATGCACGGCTCCAACCGGCTCGGCGGCAACTCACTGTCCGACCTGCTGGTCTTCGGGCGTCGGGCCGGATGGCACGCCGCCGAGCACGCGGCCGCGCTCGCCGGCGCGCGCCCCGTGGCGGACGACGCCCAGCTCGACGCGGCCGCGGCGGAGGCGCTGCGGCCGTTCTCGGCGGAGGGGCCGGCCCCCGGAAGCGGGGAGGGCCCGATCCCCGGGAGCGGGGAGGGCCCGATCCCCGGGAGCGGGGAGGGCCCGATCCCCGGGAGCGGGGAGGCGACCGGGCAGGCCGCGGCCGGCCGGCCGCCGGAGAACCCGTACGGCGTCCACCAGGAGTTGCAGCAGACCATGAACGACCTGGTGGGGATCATCCGACGCGAGCCCGAGATGGAGCGCGCCCTGGAGAAGCTGGCCGAGCTGCGGGTACGGGCCCGGCGGGCCGGTGTCGAGGGGCACCGGCAGTTCAACCCGGGCTGGCACCTCGCCCTGGACCTGCGGAACATGCTGCTGGTCAGCGAGTGCGTGGCACGCGCGGCCCTGGAGCGCACCGAGTCGCGCGGCGGCCACACCCGCGAGGACCACCCGTCGATGGACAACGCCTGGCGCCCGGTCAACCTGCTGTGCCGGCCCGCCGACCCCACCGACGGGCTCGCGGCCACCGACCCGGTGCGCGGCCAGATCGAGCTCGTACGGGAGACCACCCCACCCATCCGTCCGGACCTGCTTGCCCTGTTCGAGAAGGAAGAGCTGGTCAAGTACCTGGCCGAGGAGGAGCTGTACGAATGA
- a CDS encoding ABC transporter family substrate-binding protein, translating into MSHDGGPGVPRRAAAFLLAGALTVSALSACSSDEKANRPLAGQDIAPAGRALVADGGTLRWAVDAVPATLNAFQADADAATSRVAGAVLPSLFRLDARGRPQPNPAYLESAKVVDTEPRQVVLYRLDQQAVWSDGREIGAADFAAQWRALSGKDNAYWTARNAGYDRIAKIERGHDDLEVKVTFARPYADWKSLFTPLYPKEVMGTPDSFNDSARSRLKVTAGPFTLKKVDREDDEVTLVRNTRWWGAPAKLDRIVLRAVPRDERLDALAEDKVDLAEVDPDDAAKIAAAHGTRNTAPSRAAAAGAKAEQKEKKDKQKDDKDGEKGDKATDEGAARRKALRRYVVRSSLEPTYTQLALNGSDGPLADERVRRAVARALDRTELAELVLKPLGLPAVPVGSHLALAGQPAYEDNSGAIGGQDTKGARALLADAGWVLGGPVEKENKEESAKAKKKEKEEADGVDTAGAKGEKSGEGDDGTYVVGEDDKPGEAEGSGDGENSRRSDERAARSADGKQYLGEPGTARHGGAPGAYAPKGTAAPARAADTVRAKDGKALSLRFVLPAGPGSASLRAVGDRIARMLRKIGIRTTITKVSDGSYFEDHIASGEYDLALYSWPATAFPATDARPVYAKPVPGADGELKVEQNYTRVGTDQIDQLFDEALVTLDDGKRRELMRKADSRIWAGAASIPLYQRPQLTAARPRLVNVGAFGFRTPVYEDMGYAAKTPAPSPTSS; encoded by the coding sequence ATGTCCCACGACGGCGGCCCTGGCGTGCCACGGCGCGCGGCCGCGTTCCTCCTCGCGGGCGCCCTCACGGTGTCCGCGCTCTCCGCCTGCAGCTCCGACGAGAAGGCGAACCGGCCGCTCGCCGGCCAGGACATCGCCCCCGCCGGCCGCGCCCTCGTCGCCGACGGCGGCACCCTGCGCTGGGCGGTCGACGCCGTGCCGGCCACCCTCAACGCCTTCCAGGCCGACGCCGACGCCGCCACGAGCCGGGTCGCCGGCGCCGTCCTGCCGTCACTGTTCCGGCTCGACGCGCGGGGCCGTCCGCAGCCGAACCCCGCCTACCTGGAGTCGGCGAAGGTGGTCGACACCGAGCCGAGGCAGGTGGTTCTGTACCGGCTCGACCAGCAGGCCGTCTGGAGCGACGGCCGAGAGATCGGCGCCGCCGACTTCGCCGCCCAGTGGCGTGCCCTGTCCGGCAAGGACAACGCCTACTGGACCGCCCGCAACGCCGGCTACGACCGGATCGCGAAGATCGAGCGCGGGCACGACGACCTCGAGGTGAAGGTCACCTTCGCCCGCCCCTATGCCGACTGGAAGTCGCTGTTCACGCCGCTGTACCCGAAAGAGGTCATGGGCACGCCGGACAGCTTCAACGACAGCGCCCGCAGCAGGCTGAAGGTGACGGCGGGACCGTTCACGCTGAAGAAGGTCGACCGCGAGGACGACGAGGTCACCCTCGTCCGCAATACGCGCTGGTGGGGTGCCCCGGCCAAGCTCGACAGGATCGTGCTGCGCGCGGTCCCGCGCGACGAGCGCCTCGACGCCCTCGCCGAGGACAAGGTCGACCTCGCGGAGGTGGACCCCGACGACGCCGCGAAGATCGCCGCCGCCCACGGCACGAGGAACACGGCACCCTCACGGGCGGCGGCAGCAGGGGCGAAGGCGGAGCAGAAGGAAAAGAAGGACAAGCAGAAGGACGACAAGGACGGGGAGAAGGGGGACAAGGCCACCGACGAGGGCGCCGCACGGCGGAAGGCGCTGCGCCGCTACGTCGTCCGCAGCTCGCTCGAACCCACGTACACCCAGCTCGCCCTCAACGGTTCCGACGGCCCCCTCGCCGACGAACGGGTCCGCCGGGCCGTGGCCCGCGCCCTGGACCGTACGGAGCTGGCGGAGCTGGTGCTGAAGCCGCTGGGGCTGCCCGCCGTGCCCGTCGGCAGCCATCTCGCTCTGGCCGGGCAGCCGGCGTACGAGGACAACAGCGGCGCGATCGGCGGTCAGGACACCAAGGGGGCCCGGGCCCTGCTCGCCGACGCGGGCTGGGTACTGGGCGGCCCGGTCGAGAAGGAGAACAAGGAGGAGAGCGCGAAGGCCAAGAAGAAGGAGAAGGAGGAGGCCGACGGGGTGGACACGGCCGGGGCCAAGGGCGAGAAGTCCGGTGAGGGCGACGACGGCACGTACGTCGTCGGCGAGGACGACAAGCCCGGCGAGGCGGAGGGCTCCGGGGACGGCGAGAACTCCCGGCGCTCCGACGAGCGCGCGGCCCGGTCCGCGGACGGCAAGCAGTATCTGGGCGAACCCGGCACGGCACGGCACGGCGGGGCCCCGGGCGCGTACGCCCCGAAGGGCACCGCTGCCCCGGCCCGCGCGGCGGACACGGTGAGGGCGAAGGACGGCAAGGCGCTGTCGCTGCGGTTCGTCCTGCCGGCAGGGCCGGGGTCGGCCTCGCTCCGGGCGGTGGGCGACCGCATCGCGCGGATGCTGCGGAAGATCGGCATCCGCACGACGATCACCAAGGTGTCGGACGGCAGCTACTTCGAGGACCACATCGCGTCCGGCGAGTACGACCTCGCGCTGTACTCGTGGCCCGCGACGGCCTTTCCGGCGACCGACGCGCGGCCGGTCTACGCGAAGCCGGTACCGGGGGCGGACGGGGAGCTGAAGGTCGAGCAGAACTACACGCGGGTGGGGACGGACCAGATCGACCAGCTCTTCGACGAGGCGCTGGTGACGCTGGACGACGGGAAGAGGCGGGAGCTCATGCGCAAGGCGGACTCCCGCATCTGGGCCGGTGCGGCCTCCATCCCCCTCTACCAGCGCCCCCAGCTCACCGCCGCGCGCCCCCGCCTGGTCAACGTGGGAGCCTTCGGGTTCCGGACCCCGGTGTACGAGGACATGGGGTACGCGGCGAAGACCCCTGCTCCGTCCCCCACGTCGTCCTGA
- a CDS encoding FMN-dependent NADH-azoreductase, whose translation MNLFRLDASIMPGNSASAEIADLAEAEWLAAHPGAQVTRRHLGTEPLPADAWVLATTAGFTPEADRTPAQQEALALGAALAEEVQGADAAIVAVPLYNWGVSQHFKSWVDLVIAAAGPTTPLLKGTPTVLATTLGGGYAPGTPREGWDHSTPYLERILGDLWEGELTVVRRELTLAATTPGMEGLRDLAEQQHKEALATAREAGRALAGN comes from the coding sequence ATGAACCTGTTCCGGCTGGACGCCAGCATCATGCCCGGCAACTCCGCCAGCGCGGAGATCGCCGACCTCGCCGAGGCCGAGTGGCTCGCCGCCCACCCCGGCGCCCAGGTGACCCGCCGCCACCTCGGCACCGAACCCCTGCCCGCCGACGCCTGGGTGCTCGCCACCACCGCCGGCTTCACCCCCGAGGCGGACCGCACCCCGGCCCAGCAGGAGGCGCTCGCCCTCGGCGCGGCCCTGGCCGAGGAGGTGCAGGGCGCGGACGCCGCGATCGTGGCCGTGCCGTTGTACAACTGGGGCGTCTCCCAGCACTTCAAGTCCTGGGTGGACCTCGTCATCGCCGCCGCCGGTCCCACCACTCCCCTGCTGAAGGGCACCCCCACCGTGCTGGCCACCACCCTGGGCGGCGGCTACGCCCCCGGCACCCCGCGCGAGGGCTGGGACCACTCCACCCCGTACCTGGAGCGGATCCTCGGTGACCTGTGGGAGGGCGAGCTGACCGTCGTCAGGCGGGAGCTGACCCTCGCCGCCACCACCCCCGGCATGGAGGGCCTGCGCGACCTCGCGGAGCAGCAGCACAAGGAGGCGCTCGCCACCGCCCGCGAGGCCGGCCGGGCACTCGCCGGGAACTGA
- a CDS encoding TetR/AcrR family transcriptional regulator, with amino-acid sequence MHFGKPRAERADAVRNREHLLNTVRRMIAEQGVDKVTMDGLAERACLGKGTVFRRFGTRAGIFRALLDADERAFQEAALSGPPPLGPGAGPVERLVAYGRARIDFLMDHHAIARASFERSRPVLMGDPSMTQLHVGVLLRKAVPSMPNLNGVAIQLTAALEAPLLLYLSQPESESEEDVEVRAFLGDAWETLIGRVIAPRGCA; translated from the coding sequence GTGCACTTCGGCAAACCGCGGGCCGAGCGCGCCGACGCGGTGCGCAATCGTGAGCACCTGCTGAACACCGTGCGCCGGATGATCGCGGAGCAGGGCGTGGACAAGGTCACGATGGACGGCCTCGCCGAGCGGGCCTGCCTGGGCAAGGGCACCGTGTTCCGCCGCTTCGGGACGCGGGCGGGGATCTTCCGCGCGTTGCTCGACGCGGACGAGCGGGCCTTTCAGGAGGCCGCGTTGAGCGGTCCGCCGCCGCTCGGGCCGGGGGCCGGGCCCGTCGAGCGGCTTGTCGCGTACGGGCGGGCGCGTATCGACTTCCTCATGGACCATCACGCCATCGCGCGGGCCTCGTTCGAGCGCAGCCGGCCCGTGCTGATGGGGGATCCGTCGATGACTCAGTTGCATGTCGGGGTGCTGTTGCGGAAGGCGGTGCCGTCGATGCCGAATCTGAACGGAGTGGCGATTCAGTTGACGGCGGCGTTGGAGGCGCCGTTGCTGTTGTATCTGTCGCAGCCGGAGTCCGAGTCGGAGGAGGACGTGGAGGTGAGGGCGTTCCTGGGGGATGCGTGGGAGACGCTGATCGGGCGGGTGATCGCGCCCCGGGGGTGCGCGTAG